From the Lolium rigidum isolate FL_2022 chromosome 2, APGP_CSIRO_Lrig_0.1, whole genome shotgun sequence genome, one window contains:
- the LOC124685940 gene encoding endoglucanase 5-like, which produces MSDVTVRFVLAAAVMAVSLVMASSASPSSSSPSAPSHDYGDALRKSLLYFEAQRSGRLPYNQRVRWRGHSGLTDGLEQGVDLVGGYYDAGDHVKFGLPMAFTVTMLSWSIIEYGDQVAAAGELVHALQSIKWGTDYFIKAHTAPNELWTQVGDGDSDHYCWQRPEDMTTSRRAYKVDAEHPGSEVAAETAAAMAAASVVFRNAGDAHYAHLLLHHAQQLFEFADKYRGRYHESVRVVKSFYPSSSGYKDELLWAALWLHRATGSRRYLDYAVDNADDFGGTGWGVSEFSWDIKYSGLQVLASKLLLEEKDLSSEQRLVLEQYRSKAEFYVCSNMNKNPGGAARNAPRTPAGLLFIRAWNNLQYVTNAAFLITVHSDLLSSLGEPLRCLPDDDADTSDTGGEAAAEVVVPAAEVLAFAKFQADYILGTNPAETSYLVGYGEKYPRQVHHRAASTASVKQEKGFIGCAQGFDDWYSAGGDNPHDLVGAVVGGPDGKDRFRDERGMYIHTEACTYNTAPMVGVLSRFMEIQRQQGEQDL; this is translated from the exons ATGAGCGATGTCACCGTCAGGTTCGTGCTGGCCGCCGCCGTCATGGCGGTGTCGCTGGTGATGGCCTCGTCGGCCTcaccgtcatcatcatcaccgtctGCGCCGTCGCACGACTACGGCGACGCGCTGCGGAAGAGCTTGCTCTACTTCGAGGCGCAGCGGTCGGGTCGGCTCCCCTACAACCAGCGCGTGCGGTGGCGTGGCCACTCGGGCCTCACCGACGGGCTGGAGCAAGGGGTGGACCTGGTGGGCGGGTACTACGACGCCGGCGACCACGTCAAGTTCGGCCTGCCCATGGCCTTCACCGTCACCATGCTCTCATGGAGCATCATCGAGTACGGCGACCAGGTGGCCGCCGCCGGGGAGCTCGTCCACGCGCTGCAGTCCATCAAGTGGGGCACCGACTACTTCATCAAGGCGCACACCGCGCCCAACGAGCTCTGGACCCAGGTCGGGGACGGCGACTCGGACCACTACTGCTGGCAGCGGCCCGAGGACATGACCACGTCGCGCCGGGCCTACAAGGTGGACGCCGAGCACCCGGGGTCGGAGGTCGCCGCCGAGACCGCCGCAGCCATGGCCGCCGCGTCCGTCGTGTTCCGGAACGCCGGCGACGCCCACTACgcgcacctcctcctccaccacgcgCAGCAG TTGTTCGAGTTTGCCGACAAGTACAGGGGAAGGTACCACGAGAGCGTCCGGGTGGTGAAGAGCTTCTACCCGTCGTCGAGCGGGTACAAGGACGAGCTGCTCTGGGCGGCGCTGTGGCTGCACCGCGCCACCGGCAGCCGCCGGTACCTCGACTACGCCGTCGACAACGCCGACGACTTCGGCGGCACCGGCTGGGGCGTCTCGGAGTTCAGctgggacatcaagtactccggcCTACAGGTCCTCGCCTCAAAG CTGCTGCTGGAGGAGAAGGACCTGAGCTCGGAGCAGCGCTTGGTACTTGAGCAGTACCGTTCCAAGGCGGAGTTCTACGTGTGCTCCAACATGAACAAGAaccccggcggcgccgcccgcaaCGCGCCCCGCACCCCggccggcctcctcttcatccggGCCTGGAACAACCTCCAGTACGTGACCAACGCCGCGTTCCTCATCACCGTGCACTCCGACCTCCTATCCTCTCTCGGCGAGCCTCTCCGCTGCCtccccgacgacgacgccgacacctCGGAcaccggcggcgaggcggcggcggaggtggtcgTCCCCGCCGCAGAGGTGCTGGCGTTCGCCAAGTTCCAGGCGGACTACATCCTGGGCACGAACCCGGCGGAGACAAGCTACCTGGTCGGGTACGGCGAGaagtacccgcggcaggtgcaccACCGGGCGGCGTCGACGGCGTCGGTGAAGCAGGAGAAGGGGTTCATCGGGTGCGCGCAGGGGTTCGACGACTGGTACAGCGCCGGCGGGGACAACCCGCACGACCTTGTCGGCGCCGTCGTCGGCGGGCCGGACGGGAAGGACAGATTCAGGGACGAGCGCGGCATGTACATACATACGGAGGCCTGCACGTACAACACGGCGCCCATGGTCGGGGTGTTGTCCAGGTTCATGGAGATCCAGAGGCAGCAGGGGGAACAAGACCTGTGA